The Chloroflexota bacterium genomic sequence CAAGCTACCCATGGCCAGAATCTGGTCTGCCGCTGCATCACCCTCAGCCCAGCGCTCTTGGGCGCGTTCATGCACCACGCCCATCAGTTTTTGCTTCAAAGTCTGGTGGGCTGACCAGAACTCTTCGTCCGGAATGTCAGAAACGTGTTCCCAAAGGCTGGGATCATCTTGCCTTTCCACAAGGTCGTGCACATCCTGCCCCAAGTACTTCAGAAACAGGCGAGCCATCTCAGGGGCAAGCCATGTGGGCCCGTGAATCCCGTTGGTCACATAAGAAAAAGGTACCTCTTGCTCCGGGACATCAGGCCAGAGAGCATGCCACATTTTTCGCGACACCGCGCCATGAACGCTGCTCACCGCGTTGCGCCAATTGGACGCTTTCAGTGCCAGCACCGTCATGTTGAAACCCTGGTTTGCCCAGCCATCATACTGTCCTAGCTTCAGAAAAGCCTGCCGATCAACACCCAGGGAACCCCAGTAGTCCTGAAAGTACTTCTCCACCAACTCGGGGGAGAAAACATCGTGGCCAGCGGCCACAGGCGTATGGGTAGTGAAAACGCTGGTAGCCTTCACCCGCTCAAGAGCCTGGGCGAAAGGAACACCTCTCTCTTGCACCTCTTCCCGAATGCGCTCCAGCATCATGAAGGCAGTGTGGCCTTCGTTTGCATGCCACACTGAGGGTTTGATGCCCAGCGCCTTTAGAACTCGGACTCCGCCGATCCCCAGCACTATCTCCTGCTGGATGCGCTGCTCGCGATCAGCGGTGTAAAGGCGGGCAGACAGTTGCTGGTCTTCTGGCGCATTCTCATCAACGTTGGTATCTAGCAAATAAAGGTTACCGCAACCCAAACGGACAAGCCACACGGCGACATATAGCGTCTTGCCAGCCAACTGAATCTGGGCCACAAGTCTGCTACCCTTGGGAGAAAGAACCAGATTAACAGGGGTTTCGTCGAAGTCCAGTTGCGTGTAGATTTCTACCTGGTGCCCATCGGTGGCAATATGCTGATGGAAATACCCTTGTGGGTACATGAAACCCACTGCCACCAGAGGCAACCCCAAATCGCATGCCTCTTT encodes the following:
- a CDS encoding glycosyltransferase family 1 protein, whose amino-acid sequence is MLPKRIHRLEELANNLWWSWHPQARELFRVLDYPLWRITDHNPVKQIREISAERLEAAAADPKFLSLYDSVMWHFDADMSASETWFATRHSSLLPGPIAYFSAEYAIHNSLPIYAGGLGILAGDLCKEACDLGLPLVAVGFMYPQGYFHQHIATDGHQVEIYTQLDFDETPVNLVLSPKGSRLVAQIQLAGKTLYVAVWLVRLGCGNLYLLDTNVDENAPEDQQLSARLYTADREQRIQQEIVLGIGGVRVLKALGIKPSVWHANEGHTAFMMLERIREEVQERGVPFAQALERVKATSVFTTHTPVAAGHDVFSPELVEKYFQDYWGSLGVDRQAFLKLGQYDGWANQGFNMTVLALKASNWRNAVSSVHGAVSRKMWHALWPDVPEQEVPFSYVTNGIHGPTWLAPEMARLFLKYLGQDVHDLVERQDDPSLWEHVSDIPDEEFWSAHQTLKQKLMGVVHERAQERWAEGDAAADQILAMGSLLHPEVLTIAFVRRFTEYKRPALIFYDVERLKRIVCHPSRPVQIIFAGKSHPADFASKNLLREVYTRVKDRDFRGRVAFVEDYDIHMAHYLVQGVDVWLNNPRRLQEACGTSGMKASINGVIHLSVPDGWWHEGYNGTNGWTIGTDSVPGDPREEDTADAEALYSLLEKKIVPLYYDTDRRGVPHGWIRVAKEAIRSIAPAFSARRMVKEYIEQLYIPAAKSLKERKAG